A DNA window from Chelativorans sp. AA-79 contains the following coding sequences:
- the alr gene encoding alanine racemase: MAYPPPRTDSGPPPHLAGGRLTIDLDALTANYRLLAQRSAPAEASAVLKADAYGLGLAPAAWALWAAGCRRFFVALPHEGVALRAVLAEAEIFVLAGLFAVEAAAAYREARLIPVLNSQSDLSLWEAHGWDDERPRPCAVHVDTGMNRLGLTPERARALAEENALTGALTPILVMSHLACADTPGHPLNRRQLESFQSVRALFPQSESSLCNSAGIFLGGDFLCDVTRPGIALYGGTPVTGAANPMRVVATAETRVVQVRRAMAGETASYGATPLQRDSIIAVCSTGYADGYHRAASGAGVPLRQTAAKGFIHGQRVPVLGRVTMDLTLFDVTELGPDAVTVGDHIELFGPNMPIDEVAEGAGTVSYELLTSLGRRYHRDYVGGES, from the coding sequence GTGGCATATCCCCCGCCCAGAACCGACAGCGGTCCCCCGCCCCATCTGGCGGGCGGTCGGCTGACGATCGATCTCGATGCGCTTACGGCGAACTATCGGCTGCTCGCGCAGCGCTCCGCGCCGGCTGAGGCATCCGCCGTGCTGAAGGCCGATGCCTACGGCCTCGGACTCGCCCCGGCGGCGTGGGCCCTCTGGGCGGCGGGGTGCCGGCGCTTCTTCGTGGCGCTGCCGCATGAGGGCGTGGCGCTACGCGCGGTGCTGGCCGAAGCGGAGATCTTCGTGCTTGCCGGCCTCTTCGCGGTGGAGGCGGCAGCTGCCTATCGCGAGGCGCGACTGATCCCGGTCCTCAACTCCCAGAGCGATCTCTCGCTCTGGGAGGCCCATGGCTGGGACGACGAGCGTCCCCGCCCGTGCGCCGTCCATGTGGATACGGGCATGAACCGGCTCGGCCTGACGCCGGAAAGGGCGCGGGCGCTTGCGGAGGAGAACGCGCTCACCGGCGCGCTCACCCCCATCCTGGTCATGAGCCACCTTGCCTGCGCGGACACGCCCGGGCACCCGCTGAACCGCCGGCAACTGGAATCATTTCAGTCGGTTAGGGCACTTTTCCCACAAAGCGAATCAAGTCTCTGCAACTCGGCCGGCATTTTTCTCGGCGGCGATTTCCTCTGCGACGTCACCCGACCGGGCATCGCGCTCTATGGCGGGACGCCCGTGACCGGCGCTGCAAATCCGATGCGCGTGGTAGCGACGGCCGAGACGCGCGTGGTGCAGGTGCGCCGGGCGATGGCCGGGGAAACGGCAAGCTATGGCGCCACGCCGCTCCAGCGGGACAGCATCATCGCCGTCTGTTCCACCGGCTATGCGGACGGCTATCACCGTGCCGCCTCCGGCGCAGGCGTTCCGCTCAGGCAGACGGCAGCCAAGGGCTTCATCCACGGGCAGAGGGTTCCCGTGCTCGGCCGCGTGACGATGGATCTCACGCTCTTCGACGTGACCGAACTCGGCCCCGATGCGGTGACCGTGGGCGACCACATCGAGCTCTTCGGGCCGAACATGCCGATCGACGAAGTGGCCGAAGGCGCGGGAACGGTTTCCTACGAGCTGCTGACGTCGCTCGGGCGGCGGTATCATCGGGACTATGTGGGAGGGGAGTCGTGA
- a CDS encoding lysozyme inhibitor LprI family protein: protein MRIFWFAPFLFLLAAGFAPMAYGQSFDCQKAETDTEWAICNTPELGKLDSELATIYRRLLASGKEVPDFRKKVEQMQTSWIHGRRDLCGGDVDCLTTAYNAIQAALNALPPAEAAPAGAQAENTVAPACDGRADTSDPAPAAQFARSVCGNREMLETARRIDDAARALRPKLPGAWRTAFDAQQAAFPGTPNMCPGDDQAKLDQCIATALKQRLVDIQSLAAFLERPVRDCTPAEISVEDSDIGDGGMSQSIAVYLFTYKGSDACVIRGYPAVSVLDGQGRPQPDFIAYSGGTYFSRTPVPPLPVVLSPESRTAWFAVHTASACDPGVGPLKARVALPAAQDWIRTIDYPGPICPKLTFTPAAMISTLLSSVY from the coding sequence ATGCGTATTTTCTGGTTTGCTCCCTTCCTGTTCCTGCTCGCCGCCGGCTTTGCCCCGATGGCGTACGGACAGAGCTTCGACTGCCAAAAGGCCGAGACTGATACGGAATGGGCGATCTGCAACACGCCGGAACTCGGCAAGCTCGACAGTGAGCTGGCCACGATATACCGCAGGCTTCTGGCTTCCGGGAAAGAAGTGCCCGACTTCAGGAAGAAGGTCGAGCAGATGCAGACTTCGTGGATTCACGGCCGACGCGATCTCTGCGGTGGCGACGTCGACTGTCTGACCACGGCATACAACGCGATCCAGGCGGCGTTGAACGCCCTTCCGCCAGCCGAGGCCGCACCTGCCGGCGCGCAGGCGGAAAACACCGTCGCTCCCGCCTGCGACGGCAGGGCCGACACGAGCGACCCGGCACCCGCCGCCCAGTTCGCAAGGTCCGTCTGCGGCAACCGGGAGATGCTCGAAACGGCACGGCGGATCGACGATGCGGCGCGGGCGCTGCGTCCGAAGTTGCCCGGCGCGTGGCGGACCGCCTTCGACGCGCAGCAGGCCGCTTTCCCGGGGACGCCGAACATGTGCCCGGGCGACGACCAGGCGAAGCTGGACCAATGCATCGCGACTGCGCTGAAGCAGCGGCTGGTGGACATCCAAAGCCTCGCCGCCTTCCTGGAAAGGCCGGTCCGCGACTGCACTCCCGCCGAGATCTCCGTCGAGGACAGCGATATCGGCGATGGCGGCATGTCCCAGAGCATCGCCGTCTATCTGTTCACCTATAAAGGGTCCGACGCCTGCGTGATCCGGGGTTATCCGGCGGTCTCGGTGCTGGACGGGCAGGGCAGGCCGCAACCGGATTTCATCGCCTATTCGGGAGGCACGTATTTCTCGAGGACGCCCGTCCCGCCGCTGCCGGTCGTCCTGTCACCGGAGAGCAGGACCGCCTGGTTCGCGGTCCATACCGCCAGTGCCTGTGATCCGGGAGTGGGGCCGCTCAAGGCGCGCGTGGCGCTTCCCGCCGCGCAGGATTGGATCAGGACGATAGACTATCCCGGCCCAATCTGCCCGAAACTGACCTTCACCCCTGCCGCCATGATCTCGACACTCCTGTCGTCCGTGTATTGA
- a CDS encoding replicative DNA helicase, protein MADAVRKLNSPETPLYREAPNNIEAEQALLGAILVNNDAFYRVSDFLKPNHFYEPLHRRIYEVAAEFIRMGKIASPITIKTFLPAEEKVGELTVAQYLARLAAEAVTIINAADYGRAIYDLAVRRALITVGEDMVNIAYDAPVDMAPQAQIEDAERRLFELAETGRYDGGFESFGDATKTAIDMANAAFMRDGGLSGISAGLRDLDRRMGGLQPSDLIILAGRPGMGKTSLATNIAFNIAAAYEPAQQADGSFKAANGGVVGFFSLEMSSEQLATRIISEQTEIPSSKIRRGEITEAEFEKLVGCAQMMQKIPLFIDQTGGISIAQLAARARRLKRQRGLDVIVIDYVQLMQGSSAKSQQNRVQEITEITTGLKALAKELGTPIIALSQLSRQVENRDDKRPQLSDLRESGSIEQDADVVLFVYREEYYLKNREPKPGTEEYLKWETEMNEARGKAEVIIAKQRHGPTGTVALGFQGEFTRFFDLAEDSHLPERFE, encoded by the coding sequence ATGGCCGACGCAGTCCGCAAGCTGAACTCGCCGGAGACGCCGCTTTATCGGGAAGCTCCAAACAATATCGAGGCCGAGCAGGCCCTGCTGGGAGCGATCCTGGTCAACAACGACGCCTTCTACCGCGTCTCCGATTTCCTGAAGCCGAATCACTTCTACGAACCGCTCCACCGCAGGATCTACGAGGTGGCCGCCGAGTTCATCCGTATGGGCAAGATCGCGAGCCCGATCACGATCAAGACCTTCCTGCCGGCAGAGGAGAAGGTGGGCGAGCTCACGGTGGCGCAGTATCTGGCGCGGCTCGCGGCGGAAGCCGTCACCATCATCAACGCCGCCGATTACGGCCGCGCGATCTACGACCTCGCCGTCCGCCGCGCGCTGATCACGGTCGGCGAGGACATGGTCAACATCGCCTATGACGCACCGGTCGACATGGCACCCCAGGCGCAGATCGAGGATGCGGAGCGGCGCCTCTTCGAGCTGGCGGAGACCGGCCGCTATGATGGCGGCTTCGAGAGCTTCGGCGATGCCACCAAGACGGCCATCGACATGGCCAACGCCGCCTTCATGCGCGACGGCGGTCTCTCCGGCATCTCCGCGGGCCTGCGCGACCTGGACCGGCGCATGGGCGGCCTGCAGCCGTCGGATCTCATCATCCTCGCCGGTCGTCCCGGCATGGGCAAGACCTCGCTCGCCACCAATATCGCCTTCAACATCGCCGCGGCCTACGAACCTGCCCAGCAGGCAGACGGCTCCTTCAAGGCGGCCAATGGCGGCGTTGTGGGCTTCTTCTCGCTCGAAATGTCGTCCGAGCAGCTCGCCACGCGTATCATCTCCGAGCAGACCGAAATCCCCTCCTCCAAGATCCGCCGCGGCGAGATCACCGAGGCCGAGTTCGAGAAGCTGGTCGGCTGCGCGCAGATGATGCAGAAGATCCCGCTCTTCATCGACCAGACGGGCGGCATCTCCATCGCCCAGCTCGCCGCGCGCGCCAGGCGCCTGAAACGCCAGCGCGGCCTCGACGTTATCGTCATCGACTATGTGCAGCTCATGCAGGGCTCCTCGGCCAAATCGCAGCAGAACCGCGTGCAGGAGATCACCGAGATCACCACCGGCCTCAAGGCGCTCGCCAAGGAACTCGGCACGCCGATCATTGCGCTCTCGCAGCTCTCGCGCCAGGTGGAAAACCGCGACGACAAACGCCCGCAACTGTCGGACCTGCGCGAATCGGGCTCGATCGAGCAAGACGCCGACGTGGTTCTCTTCGTCTACCGCGAGGAATATTATCTCAAGAACCGCGAACCGAAGCCGGGCACCGAGGAATATCTGAAGTGGGAGACGGAGATGAACGAGGCGCGCGGCAAGGCCGAGGTCATCATCGCCAAGCAGCGCCACGGCCCCACGGGCACCGTGGCCCTCGGCTTCCAGGGCGAGTTCACTCGCTTCTTCGATCTGGCGGAGGATTCGCACCTGCCGGAGCGTTTCGAGTAG
- a CDS encoding cyclopropane-fatty-acyl-phospholipid synthase family protein, with product MNPLLQKFVSRLIRIGSLAITDADGEVHRFGDGSGEPVHVVIHSRRTERAIALDPMLAAPEAYMDGEMDFIEGDPLALMKVTYENFERGGTEALAMKFGEGIRYLFRRLHQFNPAGRSKRNVARHYDLSGEMYKLFLDEDMQYSCAYYPDPDISLEEAQKLKKRHIMAKLALKPGQKVLDIGSGWGGLGLDIARQFDTNVLGVTLSEEQHAVSQRRAKETGLSDRARFEIVDYRALKGPFDRIVSVGMFEHVGINHYRTFFNKCAQLLDDNGVMLLHTIGRTSGPSVTNAFIRKYIFPGGYIPALSEIVPAVEKAGLIITDIEILRLHYAETLKAWRERFMANRDKAVAIYDERFARMWEFYLAGSEASFRWQDMVNFQIQITKRRDALPVTRDYIGEVERRIGAPGGGTAFPDAAE from the coding sequence ATGAATCCTCTGCTTCAGAAATTTGTATCCCGCCTGATACGGATCGGGTCGCTCGCCATAACCGACGCTGACGGCGAGGTGCACCGCTTCGGAGACGGCTCAGGCGAACCCGTTCACGTGGTCATCCATTCCCGGCGCACCGAGCGGGCCATCGCGCTCGACCCGATGCTGGCAGCGCCGGAGGCCTACATGGACGGCGAGATGGACTTCATCGAGGGGGATCCACTGGCCCTGATGAAGGTCACCTATGAGAATTTCGAGCGCGGCGGCACGGAAGCCCTGGCCATGAAATTCGGCGAAGGGATCCGCTATCTCTTCCGCCGCCTGCACCAGTTCAACCCGGCCGGACGCTCCAAGCGCAACGTGGCGCGCCACTACGACCTCTCGGGCGAGATGTACAAGCTCTTCCTCGACGAGGACATGCAGTATTCCTGCGCCTATTACCCCGATCCGGATATTTCTCTGGAGGAGGCTCAGAAGCTCAAGAAGCGCCACATCATGGCCAAGCTCGCATTGAAGCCCGGCCAGAAGGTGCTCGACATAGGCTCCGGCTGGGGCGGCCTCGGTCTCGACATCGCCCGCCAGTTCGATACCAATGTGCTCGGCGTGACATTGTCGGAAGAGCAGCATGCGGTGTCCCAACGGCGCGCGAAGGAGACGGGGCTTTCCGACAGGGCGCGCTTCGAGATCGTCGACTACCGGGCGCTCAAGGGCCCCTTCGACCGCATCGTCTCCGTCGGTATGTTCGAGCATGTGGGCATCAATCACTACCGCACCTTCTTCAACAAGTGCGCCCAGCTTCTCGACGACAATGGCGTGATGCTGCTCCATACGATCGGCCGCACCTCCGGCCCGTCGGTCACCAACGCCTTTATCCGCAAATACATTTTCCCGGGCGGCTACATCCCCGCTCTGTCGGAGATCGTGCCTGCCGTCGAGAAGGCCGGTCTCATCATCACCGATATCGAGATCCTCAGACTGCACTATGCCGAGACGCTGAAGGCCTGGCGCGAGCGCTTCATGGCCAACCGCGACAAGGCGGTCGCGATCTATGACGAGCGATTCGCGCGCATGTGGGAGTTCTACCTCGCAGGGTCCGAAGCCTCGTTCCGCTGGCAGGACATGGTCAATTTCCAGATCCAGATCACCAAGCGCCGCGATGCGCTGCCGGTGACGCGCGACTATATCGGCGAGGTCGAAAGACGGATCGGCGCGCCCGGCGGCGGAACTGCCTTTCCCGACGCGGCGGAGTAG
- the rpsR gene encoding 30S ribosomal protein S18: protein MVDINQIPTRRPFHRRRKTCPFSGANAPKIDYKDVKLLQRYISERGKIVPSRITAVSQKKQRELARAIKRARFLGLLPYVVK from the coding sequence ATGGTCGACATCAACCAGATCCCGACGCGGCGCCCGTTTCACCGCCGCCGCAAGACCTGCCCGTTCTCCGGCGCCAACGCGCCGAAGATCGACTACAAGGACGTGAAGCTCCTGCAGCGCTACATCTCCGAGCGCGGCAAGATCGTGCCGTCCCGCATCACGGCGGTGAGCCAGAAGAAGCAGCGCGAACTCGCGCGCGCCATCAAGCGCGCCCGCTTCCTGGGCCTGCTTCCCTACGTGGTGAAGTGA
- the rplI gene encoding 50S ribosomal protein L9 has protein sequence MEIILLERIPRLGQMGDVVRVKDGFARNFLLPQGKALRANEANRKKFESQRVELEARNLERRTEAEGVAEKLDGKSFVVIRSAAETGQLYGSVSPRDIAEVLAEEGFKINRNQVDLNHPIKAIGITNVAIALHPEVTVTVTLNIARSTEEAERQARGETLDSAEAIYGEDVNESARPDAFFDPDAEPEEEEAEVKAEAQDGEENA, from the coding sequence ATGGAAATCATTCTTCTGGAACGCATCCCGCGCCTCGGCCAGATGGGCGACGTCGTGCGGGTCAAGGACGGCTTCGCGCGCAACTTCCTCCTGCCGCAGGGCAAGGCCCTGCGCGCCAACGAGGCGAACCGCAAGAAGTTCGAATCACAGCGCGTCGAGCTCGAGGCGCGCAACCTGGAGCGCAGGACGGAAGCCGAAGGCGTGGCCGAGAAGCTCGACGGAAAGAGCTTCGTGGTCATCCGCTCCGCGGCCGAGACGGGCCAGCTCTACGGCTCGGTCTCCCCGCGCGACATCGCCGAGGTCCTGGCGGAGGAAGGCTTCAAGATCAACCGCAACCAGGTCGACCTCAACCACCCCATCAAGGCCATCGGCATCACCAATGTGGCGATCGCGCTGCATCCGGAAGTTACGGTCACCGTCACGCTGAACATCGCCCGCTCGACCGAGGAGGCCGAACGCCAGGCCCGCGGCGAGACGCTCGATTCGGCCGAGGCGATCTATGGCGAGGACGTCAACGAGAGTGCCCGTCCGGATGCCTTCTTCGATCCCGACGCGGAGCCGGAGGAGGAAGAGGCCGAAGTCAAGGCCGAGGCCCAGGACGGCGAAGAGAACGCCTGA
- the rpsF gene encoding 30S ribosomal protein S6, translated as MTLYEHIFLARQDLSQQQVDALLEQYKGVIENGGGKIGRVENWGLKSLAYRIKKNRKAYFTLVDIEAPADAVKEMERQMGLSEDVLRFMTVRVEAHEEGPSAMMQRRDDRDRGDRGPRRDFDDRGPRRPREDDRPRRPREDGGSE; from the coding sequence ATGACTCTCTACGAACATATATTCCTTGCCCGGCAGGACCTCTCGCAGCAGCAGGTCGATGCGCTTCTTGAACAGTACAAGGGCGTCATCGAGAACGGCGGCGGCAAGATCGGCCGGGTGGAGAACTGGGGACTGAAGTCCCTCGCCTACCGGATCAAGAAGAACCGGAAGGCCTATTTCACGCTGGTGGATATCGAAGCGCCGGCGGACGCCGTCAAGGAGATGGAACGCCAGATGGGCCTCTCCGAAGACGTCCTGCGCTTCATGACCGTGCGTGTGGAAGCCCATGAGGAAGGCCCGTCGGCCATGATGCAGCGCCGCGACGATCGCGACCGTGGTGATCGCGGCCCGCGCCGCGACTTCGATGATCGTGGTCCGCGCCGCCCGCGCGAGGACGACCGTCCGCGCCGTCCGCGCGAAGATGGGGGAAGTGAATAA